In Camelus bactrianus isolate YW-2024 breed Bactrian camel chromosome 10, ASM4877302v1, whole genome shotgun sequence, a genomic segment contains:
- the DGKZ gene encoding diacylglycerol kinase zeta isoform X1: METFFRRRFQRKAPGPGEGQRRPSGVGLPTGKARRRSPAGQASSSLVQRRRSSAQLQGCLLSCGVGAPRSSRRRSSTAPPACNPRFTVDEVPTPQPATVQAQLLGAPLLLAGLVGMDDDEEEEGVQEEEVTVASLSAAWPGTKGPGPPSHQGALPLLPVPRWRRRRASSHLLPADVVYDHALWGLHGYYRRLSQQRPSGQHPVPGSRRASGSTAGPGMPARMRPLSRRRQVALRRKSAGPQTWSALLVKAITKSGLQHLAPPPPAPGAPCSEPERQIRSTVDWSESATYGEHIWFETNVSGDFCYVGEQYCVAKMLKSVSRRKCAACKIVVHTPCIEQLEKINFRCKPSFRESGSRNIREPTFVRHHWVHRRRQDGKCRHCGKGFQQKFTFHSKEIVAISCSWCKQAYHSKVSCFMLQQIEEPCSLGVHAAVVIPPTWILRARRPQNTLKASKKKKRASFKRKSSKKGPEEGRWRPFIIRPTPSPLMKPLLVFVNPKSGGNQGAKIIQSFLWYLNPRQVFDLSQGGPKEALEMYRRVHNLRILACGGDGTVGWILSTLDQLRLKPPPPVAILPLGTGNDLARTLNWGGGYTDEPVSKILSHVEEGNVVQLDRWDLRAEPNPEAGPEERDEGATDRLPLDVFNNYFSLGFDAHVTLEFHESREANPEKFNSRFRNKMFYAGTAFSDFLMGSSKDLAKHIRVVCDGTDLTPKIQDLKPQCIVFLNIPRYCAGTMPWGHPGEHHDFEPQRHDDGYLEVIGFTMTSLAALQVGGHGERLTQCREVLLTTSKAIPVQVDGEPCKLAASRIRIALRNQATMVQKAKRRSAAPLHSDQQPVPEQLQIQVSRVSMHDYEALHYDKEQLKEASVPLGTVVVPGDSDLELCRAHIERLRQEPEGAGAKSLTCQKLSPKWCFLDATTASRFYRIDRAQEHLNYVTEIAQDEIYILDPELLGASARPDLPTPTSPLPTSPCSPTPRSLPGDAAPPKGEELIEAARRNDFCKLQELHRAGGDLMHRDERDRTLLHHAVSTGSKEVVRYLLDHAPTEILDAVEEKTLSFLPFLMALGRQEGPENWMESTASPCSPSGETCLHQAAALGQRTICHYIVEAGASLMKTDQQGNTPRQRAEKAQDTELAAYLENRQHYQMIQREDQETAV, encoded by the exons ATGGAGACCTTCTTTAGGAGACGCTTCCAGCGGAAGGCGCCAGGCCCTGGAGAGGGGCAGCGGCGGCCCAGTGGCGTGGGGCTGCCCACGGGCAAGGCCCGGCGTCGCTCGCCCGCCGGGCAGGCCTCCTCCTCGCTGGTGCAGCGGCGCCGCTCCAGTGCACAGCTCCAGGGCTGTCTCCTGAGCTGTGGCGTGGGGGCCCCACGCTCCAGCCGCCGGCGCTCCAGCACCGCACCCCCCGCCTGCAACCCCCGCTTCACCGTGGATGAGGTGCCCACCCCACAGCCTGCCACTGTCCAGGCCCAGCTTCTGGGCGCACCCCTGCTGTTGGCCGGGCTCGTGGGCATGGAcgatgatgaggaggaggagggggtccaggaggaggaggtgacagtTGCGTCACTGAGCGCTGCCTGGCCAGGCACCAAGGGACCAGGGCCACCCTCGCATCAGGGCGCCCTGCCCCTGCTGCCTGTTCCCCGCTGGCGCCGGCGCCGGGCATCCTCCCACCTGCTGCCCGCCGATGTGGTGTACGACCACGCCCTCTGGGGCCTGCACGGTTATTACCGGCGCCTCAGCCAGCAGCGGCCCTCAGGCCAACACCCCGTCCCTGGGAGCCGAAGAGCCTCGGGTTCCACAGCTGGTCCCGGGATGCCTGCCCGCATGCGCCCACTGTCCCGCAGGCGCCAGGTAGCCCTGCGCCGCAAGTCAGCCGGACCCCAGACCTGGAGTGCCCTGCTTGT GAAAGCCATCACCAAGTCGGGCCTCCAGCACCTGGCACcgcctcctcctgctcctggggCCCCGTGCAGTGAGCCTGAGCGGCAGATCCGGAGCACTGTGGACTGGAGC GAGTCGGCAACGTATGGGGAGCATATATGGTTTGAGACCAACGTGTCGGGGGACTTCTGCTATGTTGGAGAGCAATACTGTGTTGCTAAGATGCTG AAATCAGTGTCCCGGAGAAAGTGTGCCGCCTGCAAGATTGTGGTGCACACCCCCTGCATTGAACAGCTGGAGAAG ATAAATTTCCGCTGTAAGCCATCCTTCCGTGAATCAGGCTCCAGGAATATCCGTGAG CCAACCTTTGTGCGGCACCACTGGGTACACAGGCGACGCCAGGATGGCAAGTGTCGGCACTGTGGGAAG GGCTTCCAGCAGAAGTTCACCTTCCACAGCAAGGAGATCGTGGCCATCAGCTGCTCCTGGTGCAAGCAAGCA TACCACAGCAAGGTGTCCTGCTTCATGCTGCAGCAGATTGAGGAGCCATGCTCCCTGGGGGTCCATGCTGCCGTGGTCATCCCACCCACCTGGATCCTCCGTGCCCGCAGGCCCCAG AATACCCTCAAAGCaagcaagaagaaaaagagggcaTCCTTCAAGAGGAAATCCAGCAAGAAAGGGCCTGAG GAGGGCCGCTGGAGACCCTTCATCATCAGGCCTACCCCATCCCCCCTTATGAAGCCCCTGCTGGTGTTTGTGAACCCCAAGAGTGGGGGCAACCAG GGCGCCAAGATCATCCAGTCCttcctctggtatctcaatccCCGGCAAGTCTTTGACCTGAGCCAGGGAGGACCCAAGGAGGC GCTGGAGATGTACCGCCGAGTGCACAACCTGCGGATCCTGGCATGCGGAGGGGACGGCACG GTCGGCTGGATCCTCTCCACCCTCGACCAGCTGCGcctaaaaccaccaccacctgTCGCCATCCTGCCTCTGGGCACTGGCAACGACTTGGCCCGCACCCTCAACTGGGGCGGG gGCTACACAGATGAGCCTGTGTCCAAGATCCTGTCTCATGTGGAGGAGGGCAACGTGGTACAGCTGGACCGCTGGGACCTCCGTGCTGAGCCCAACCCTGAGGCGGGGCCTGAGGAGCGAGATGAGGGCGCCACCGACCGG CTGCCTCTGGATGTCTTCAACAACTACTTCAGCCTGGGCTTTGATGCCCACGTCACCCTGGAGTTTCACGAGTCTCGAG AGGCCAACCCAGAGAAATTCAACAGCCGCTTTCGGAACAAGATGTTCTATGCCGGG ACAGCCTTCTCCGACTTCCTAATGGGCAGCTCGAAGGACTTGGCCAAGCACATACGTGTGGTG TGTGATGGGACAGACCTGACCCCCAAAATTCAGGACCTGAAACCCCAGTGCATTGTTTTCCTGAACATCCCcag GTACTGTGCAGGCACCATGCCCTGGGGCCACCCTGGGGAGCACCATGACTTTGAGCCCCAACGGCACGATGATGGCTACCTCGAGGTCATTGGCTTTACCATGACGTCCCTG GCAGCACTGCAGGTGGGCGGGCACGGAGAGCGGCTGACACAGTGCCGAGAGGTGCTGCTCACCACATCCAAGGCCATCCCAGTCCAGGTGGATGGTGAACCCTGCAAGCTCGCAGCCTCACGCATTCGTATCGCCCTACGCAACCAGGCCACTATGGTGCAGAAGGCAAAGCGGCGGAGTGCCGCCCCACTGCACAGCGA CCAGCAGCCGGTGCCGGAGCAGCTGCAGATCCAGGTGAGCAGGGTCAGCATGCACGACTACGAGGCCCTGCACTACGATAAGGAGCAGCTCAAAGAGGCCT CTGTGCCACTGGGCACTGTGGTGGTCCCAGGAGACAGTGACCTGGAGCTGTGCCGCGCCCACATCGAGAGGCTCCGGCAG GAGCCCGAAGGTGCTGGAGCCAAGTCCCTGACGTGCCAGAAACTGTCCCCCAAGTGGTGCTTCCTGGATG CTACCACTGCCAGCCGCTTCTACAGAATCGACCGGGCCCAG GAACACCTCAACTATGTGACTGAGATCGCACAGGACGAGATTTATATCCTGGACCCTGAGCTGCTGGGGGCATCTGCTCGGCCTGACCTCCCAACCCctacttcccctctccccacctcgcCCTGCTCGCCCACGCCCCG GTCACTGCCAGGGGATGCTGCGCCCCCTAAAG GTGAAGAGCTGATTGAGGCCGCCAGGAGGAACGATTTCTGTAAG CTCCAGGAGCTGCACCGAGCTGGGGGTGACCTCATGCACCGTGACGAGCGGGACCGCACACTCTTGCACCACGCGGTCAGCACTGGCAGCAAGGAAGTGGTCCGCTACCTGCTGGACCACG CCCCCACAGAGATCCTTGATGCTGTGGAGGAAAA GACCCTGAGTTTCCTGCCCTTTCTGATGGCCCTCGGGAGACAAGAGGGCCCAGAGAACTGGATGGAGTCCACAGCCAGCCCCTGTTCCCCCAGTGGGGAGACTTGTCTGCACCAGGCGGCAGCCCTGGGCCAGCGCACCATCTGCCACTACATTGTGGAGGCCGGGGCCTCGCTCATGAAGACAGACCAGCAG GGCAACACTCCCCGGCAGCGGGCTGAGAAGGCTCAGGACACCGAACTGGCTGCGTATCTGGAGAACCGGCAGCACTACCAGATGATCCAGAGGGAGGACCAGGAAACGGCTGTGTAG